A stretch of the Oncorhynchus mykiss isolate Arlee chromosome 23, USDA_OmykA_1.1, whole genome shotgun sequence genome encodes the following:
- the exoc7 gene encoding exocyst complex component 7 isoform X7, which translates to MIPTEDASARKREIEEKLKQEQETLSFIRENMEKSDQLTKGMVSILSSFESRLMQLENSIIPVHKQTENLQRLQENVDKTLSCMDHVISYYHVAKDTDKIIREGPTGRLDEYLACIAKIQKAVEYFQDNNPDSPELNTVKARFEKGKELLEAEFRGLLTRYSKPVPPILILDAITVDEELEVQEEVTLEHLPEAVLQDIICISGWLVEYGRNQDFMNVYFQIRSNQLDRSIKGLKDHFRKSSASSGILYSPAVQTKRKDTPTKKAPKRPVYIPGHDHDQRVKHQSDALTDKHGAAAGKDDVLDIEIDSYIHCISAFVKLAQSEYVLLTEIIPEHHQKKTFDSLIQEALDNLMLEGDNIVAAARRAIMRHDYSAVLTIFPILRHLKQTKPDFDSTLQGTAASTKNKLPTLITSMETIGAKALEEFADSIKNDPDKEYNMPKDGTVHELTSNAILFLQQLLDFQETAGAMLASQVLGDTYNIPLDPRETSSSASSSEFSRRLLSTYICKVLGNLQLNLLSKSKVYEDSALSAIFLHNNYNYILKSLEKSELIQLVTVTQKKAESSYRELIEQQKQIYQRSWYKVTEHITDRNMPAFQPGTKLKDKERQVIKDKFKGFNDGLEELCKIQKVWAIPDKEQRDAIRHAQRRVVSEAYRAFLQRYANISFTKNPEKYHKYRPEQVEEMIERLFDTSA; encoded by the exons ATGATTCCGACCGAGGATGCGTCCGCGaggaagagggagatagaggagaaacTAAAGCAG GAACAGGAAACCCTGTCCTTCATCCGAGAGAATATGGAGAAGAGTGATCAGCTGACTAAAGGGATG GTGTCCATCTTGTCATCGTTTGAGAGTCGTCTGATGCAGCTGGAGAACTCCATCATCCCAGTACACAAGCAGACAGAGAACCTACAGAGGCTTCAGGAGAATGTGGATAAGACCCTGTCCTGCATGGACCATGTCATCAGTTATTACCATGTAGCCAAGGACACCGACAAGATCATCAGAGAGGG GCCAACGGGTAGACTAGATGAGTACCTGGCCTGCATTGCCAAGATCCAGAAAGCTGTTGAGTACTTTCAGGACAACAACCCAGATAGCCCTGAGCTCAATACAGTG AAAGCACGATTTGAGAAGGGTAAGGAGCTCCTGGAGGCTGAGTTCCGTGGTCTGCTGACCCGCTACAGTAAGCCTGTTCCTCCCATATTGATCCTGGATGCCATCACTGTAGATGAGGAGCTGGAGGTTCAGGAGGAGGTGACTCTAGAACACCTCCCTGAAGCCGTGCTACAGGATATCATCTGTatctctggctggctggtggaGTACGGACGCAATCAGG ACTTTATGAACGTTTACTTCCAGATCCGCTCCAATCAGTTGGACCGCTCCATCAAGGGTTTGAAAGACCACTTCCGGAAGAGTTCTGCCTCTTCTGGCATCCTCTACTCACCAGCCGTTCAGACCAAACGCAAGGACACTCCCACTAAGAAGGCACCCAAGAGACCAG TCTACATCCCAG GTCACGATCATGACCAGCGGGTCAAACACCAGTCAGACGCCCTGACCGACAAGCATGGGGCAGCAGCAG GGAAGGATGATGTCCTGGACATAGAGATTGACTCTTACATCCACTGCATCAGTGCCTTTGTGAAGCTGGCCCAGAGTGAATACGTCCTGCTCACAGAGATCATCCCTGAACACCACCAGAAGAAGACCTTTGACTCCCTCATACAG GAAGCCCTGGACAACCTGATGCTGGAGGGTGACAACATAGTGGCGGCAGCACGGCGGGCCATCATGAGACACGACTACTCTGCTGTCCTCACCATCTTCCCCATCCTCAGGCACCTTAAACAGACCAAGCCAGACTTTGACTCCACGCTCCAG GGCACAGCTGCCAGTACCAAGAACAAGCTGCCTACCCTCATCACATCCATGGAGACTATCGGAGCCAAAGCCCTGGAGGAGTTTGCAGACAGCATCAAG AATGACCCTGACAAGGAGTACAACATGCCTAAGGATGGAACTGTCCATGAGCTCACCAGCAAT gcCATCCTGTTCCTTCAGCAGCTGCTGGACTTTCAGGAGACAGCCGGAGCTATGCTGGCCTCTCAAG TACTGGGGGACACGTACAATATCCCTTTAGACCCCCGAG AGACCAGTTCGTCAGCCAGCAGCTCTGAGTTCAGTAGGAGACTTCTCAGCACCTACATAT GTAAAGTGTTGGGGAACTTGCAGCTGAATCTTCTCAGTAAATCCAAGGTGTACGAGGACTCTGCTCTGAGTGCCATCTTCCtccacaacaactacaactacatcCTCAAGTCCCTGGAGAA GTCTGAGCTGATCCAGTTAGTGACAGTGACTCAGAAGAAGGCTGAGAGTTCATACAGAGAGCTGATAGAACAGCAGAAACAGATATACCAGCGCAG CTGGTACAAGGTCACAGAGCATATTACGGACCGGAACATGCCTGCCTTCCAACCAGGAACCAAG CTGAAAGACAAAGAGCGTCAGGTGATCAAAGACAAGTTTAAG GGATTCAACGACGGTCTGGAGGAGCTGTGTAAGATCCAGAAGGTGTGGGCCATCCCAGACAAGGAGCAGAGAGACGCCATCCGCCACGCCCAGAGGAGAGTGGTATCCGAGGCCTACAGGGCATTCCTACAGAG ATACGCCAACATTTCGTTCACCAAAAATCCTGAGAAATACCACAAGTATCGTCCAGAGCAGGTGGAGGAGATGATCGAGAGGCTTTTTGATACCTCAGCCTAA
- the exoc7 gene encoding exocyst complex component 7 isoform X9 has protein sequence MIPTEDASARKREIEEKLKQEQETLSFIRENMEKSDQLTKGMVSILSSFESRLMQLENSIIPVHKQTENLQRLQENVDKTLSCMDHVISYYHVAKDTDKIIREGPTGRLDEYLACIAKIQKAVEYFQDNNPDSPELNTVKARFEKGKELLEAEFRGLLTRYSKPVPPILILDAITVDEELEVQEEVTLEHLPEAVLQDIICISGWLVEYGRNQDFMNVYFQIRSNQLDRSIKGLKDHFRKSSASSGILYSPAVQTKRKDTPTKKAPKRPVYIPGTIRKAQNLLKQYSQHGLDGKKGGSNLTPLEGKDDVLDIEIDSYIHCISAFVKLAQSEYVLLTEIIPEHHQKKTFDSLIQEALDNLMLEGDNIVAAARRAIMRHDYSAVLTIFPILRHLKQTKPDFDSTLQGTAASTKNKLPTLITSMETIGAKALEEFADSIKNDPDKEYNMPKDGTVHELTSNAILFLQQLLDFQETAGAMLASQETSSSASSSEFSRRLLSTYICKVLGNLQLNLLSKSKVYEDSALSAIFLHNNYNYILKSLEKSELIQLVTVTQKKAESSYRELIEQQKQIYQRSWYKVTEHITDRNMPAFQPGTKLKDKERQVIKDKFKGFNDGLEELCKIQKVWAIPDKEQRDAIRHAQRRVVSEAYRAFLQRYANISFTKNPEKYHKYRPEQVEEMIERLFDTSA, from the exons ATGATTCCGACCGAGGATGCGTCCGCGaggaagagggagatagaggagaaacTAAAGCAG GAACAGGAAACCCTGTCCTTCATCCGAGAGAATATGGAGAAGAGTGATCAGCTGACTAAAGGGATG GTGTCCATCTTGTCATCGTTTGAGAGTCGTCTGATGCAGCTGGAGAACTCCATCATCCCAGTACACAAGCAGACAGAGAACCTACAGAGGCTTCAGGAGAATGTGGATAAGACCCTGTCCTGCATGGACCATGTCATCAGTTATTACCATGTAGCCAAGGACACCGACAAGATCATCAGAGAGGG GCCAACGGGTAGACTAGATGAGTACCTGGCCTGCATTGCCAAGATCCAGAAAGCTGTTGAGTACTTTCAGGACAACAACCCAGATAGCCCTGAGCTCAATACAGTG AAAGCACGATTTGAGAAGGGTAAGGAGCTCCTGGAGGCTGAGTTCCGTGGTCTGCTGACCCGCTACAGTAAGCCTGTTCCTCCCATATTGATCCTGGATGCCATCACTGTAGATGAGGAGCTGGAGGTTCAGGAGGAGGTGACTCTAGAACACCTCCCTGAAGCCGTGCTACAGGATATCATCTGTatctctggctggctggtggaGTACGGACGCAATCAGG ACTTTATGAACGTTTACTTCCAGATCCGCTCCAATCAGTTGGACCGCTCCATCAAGGGTTTGAAAGACCACTTCCGGAAGAGTTCTGCCTCTTCTGGCATCCTCTACTCACCAGCCGTTCAGACCAAACGCAAGGACACTCCCACTAAGAAGGCACCCAAGAGACCAG TCTACATCCCAG GGACCATTCGCAAGGCTCAGAACCTTCTCAAACAGTACTCTCAGCATGGTCTGGATGGGAAAAAGGGGGGCTCTAACCTCACTCCTTTGGAAG GGAAGGATGATGTCCTGGACATAGAGATTGACTCTTACATCCACTGCATCAGTGCCTTTGTGAAGCTGGCCCAGAGTGAATACGTCCTGCTCACAGAGATCATCCCTGAACACCACCAGAAGAAGACCTTTGACTCCCTCATACAG GAAGCCCTGGACAACCTGATGCTGGAGGGTGACAACATAGTGGCGGCAGCACGGCGGGCCATCATGAGACACGACTACTCTGCTGTCCTCACCATCTTCCCCATCCTCAGGCACCTTAAACAGACCAAGCCAGACTTTGACTCCACGCTCCAG GGCACAGCTGCCAGTACCAAGAACAAGCTGCCTACCCTCATCACATCCATGGAGACTATCGGAGCCAAAGCCCTGGAGGAGTTTGCAGACAGCATCAAG AATGACCCTGACAAGGAGTACAACATGCCTAAGGATGGAACTGTCCATGAGCTCACCAGCAAT gcCATCCTGTTCCTTCAGCAGCTGCTGGACTTTCAGGAGACAGCCGGAGCTATGCTGGCCTCTCAAG AGACCAGTTCGTCAGCCAGCAGCTCTGAGTTCAGTAGGAGACTTCTCAGCACCTACATAT GTAAAGTGTTGGGGAACTTGCAGCTGAATCTTCTCAGTAAATCCAAGGTGTACGAGGACTCTGCTCTGAGTGCCATCTTCCtccacaacaactacaactacatcCTCAAGTCCCTGGAGAA GTCTGAGCTGATCCAGTTAGTGACAGTGACTCAGAAGAAGGCTGAGAGTTCATACAGAGAGCTGATAGAACAGCAGAAACAGATATACCAGCGCAG CTGGTACAAGGTCACAGAGCATATTACGGACCGGAACATGCCTGCCTTCCAACCAGGAACCAAG CTGAAAGACAAAGAGCGTCAGGTGATCAAAGACAAGTTTAAG GGATTCAACGACGGTCTGGAGGAGCTGTGTAAGATCCAGAAGGTGTGGGCCATCCCAGACAAGGAGCAGAGAGACGCCATCCGCCACGCCCAGAGGAGAGTGGTATCCGAGGCCTACAGGGCATTCCTACAGAG ATACGCCAACATTTCGTTCACCAAAAATCCTGAGAAATACCACAAGTATCGTCCAGAGCAGGTGGAGGAGATGATCGAGAGGCTTTTTGATACCTCAGCCTAA
- the exoc7 gene encoding exocyst complex component 7 isoform X8: MIPTEDASARKREIEEKLKQEQETLSFIRENMEKSDQLTKGMVSILSSFESRLMQLENSIIPVHKQTENLQRLQENVDKTLSCMDHVISYYHVAKDTDKIIREGPTGRLDEYLACIAKIQKAVEYFQDNNPDSPELNTVKARFEKGKELLEAEFRGLLTRYSKPVPPILILDAITVDEELEVQEEVTLEHLPEAVLQDIICISGWLVEYGRNQDFMNVYFQIRSNQLDRSIKGLKDHFRKSSASSGILYSPAVQTKRKDTPTKKAPKRPGHDHDQRVKHQSDALTDKHGAAAGKDDVLDIEIDSYIHCISAFVKLAQSEYVLLTEIIPEHHQKKTFDSLIQEALDNLMLEGDNIVAAARRAIMRHDYSAVLTIFPILRHLKQTKPDFDSTLQGTAASTKNKLPTLITSMETIGAKALEEFADSIKNDPDKEYNMPKDGTVHELTSNAILFLQQLLDFQETAGAMLASQVLGDTYNIPLDPRETSSSASSSEFSRRLLSTYICKVLGNLQLNLLSKSKVYEDSALSAIFLHNNYNYILKSLEKSELIQLVTVTQKKAESSYRELIEQQKQIYQRSWYKVTEHITDRNMPAFQPGTKLKDKERQVIKDKFKGFNDGLEELCKIQKVWAIPDKEQRDAIRHAQRRVVSEAYRAFLQRYANISFTKNPEKYHKYRPEQVEEMIERLFDTSA, from the exons ATGATTCCGACCGAGGATGCGTCCGCGaggaagagggagatagaggagaaacTAAAGCAG GAACAGGAAACCCTGTCCTTCATCCGAGAGAATATGGAGAAGAGTGATCAGCTGACTAAAGGGATG GTGTCCATCTTGTCATCGTTTGAGAGTCGTCTGATGCAGCTGGAGAACTCCATCATCCCAGTACACAAGCAGACAGAGAACCTACAGAGGCTTCAGGAGAATGTGGATAAGACCCTGTCCTGCATGGACCATGTCATCAGTTATTACCATGTAGCCAAGGACACCGACAAGATCATCAGAGAGGG GCCAACGGGTAGACTAGATGAGTACCTGGCCTGCATTGCCAAGATCCAGAAAGCTGTTGAGTACTTTCAGGACAACAACCCAGATAGCCCTGAGCTCAATACAGTG AAAGCACGATTTGAGAAGGGTAAGGAGCTCCTGGAGGCTGAGTTCCGTGGTCTGCTGACCCGCTACAGTAAGCCTGTTCCTCCCATATTGATCCTGGATGCCATCACTGTAGATGAGGAGCTGGAGGTTCAGGAGGAGGTGACTCTAGAACACCTCCCTGAAGCCGTGCTACAGGATATCATCTGTatctctggctggctggtggaGTACGGACGCAATCAGG ACTTTATGAACGTTTACTTCCAGATCCGCTCCAATCAGTTGGACCGCTCCATCAAGGGTTTGAAAGACCACTTCCGGAAGAGTTCTGCCTCTTCTGGCATCCTCTACTCACCAGCCGTTCAGACCAAACGCAAGGACACTCCCACTAAGAAGGCACCCAAGAGACCAG GTCACGATCATGACCAGCGGGTCAAACACCAGTCAGACGCCCTGACCGACAAGCATGGGGCAGCAGCAG GGAAGGATGATGTCCTGGACATAGAGATTGACTCTTACATCCACTGCATCAGTGCCTTTGTGAAGCTGGCCCAGAGTGAATACGTCCTGCTCACAGAGATCATCCCTGAACACCACCAGAAGAAGACCTTTGACTCCCTCATACAG GAAGCCCTGGACAACCTGATGCTGGAGGGTGACAACATAGTGGCGGCAGCACGGCGGGCCATCATGAGACACGACTACTCTGCTGTCCTCACCATCTTCCCCATCCTCAGGCACCTTAAACAGACCAAGCCAGACTTTGACTCCACGCTCCAG GGCACAGCTGCCAGTACCAAGAACAAGCTGCCTACCCTCATCACATCCATGGAGACTATCGGAGCCAAAGCCCTGGAGGAGTTTGCAGACAGCATCAAG AATGACCCTGACAAGGAGTACAACATGCCTAAGGATGGAACTGTCCATGAGCTCACCAGCAAT gcCATCCTGTTCCTTCAGCAGCTGCTGGACTTTCAGGAGACAGCCGGAGCTATGCTGGCCTCTCAAG TACTGGGGGACACGTACAATATCCCTTTAGACCCCCGAG AGACCAGTTCGTCAGCCAGCAGCTCTGAGTTCAGTAGGAGACTTCTCAGCACCTACATAT GTAAAGTGTTGGGGAACTTGCAGCTGAATCTTCTCAGTAAATCCAAGGTGTACGAGGACTCTGCTCTGAGTGCCATCTTCCtccacaacaactacaactacatcCTCAAGTCCCTGGAGAA GTCTGAGCTGATCCAGTTAGTGACAGTGACTCAGAAGAAGGCTGAGAGTTCATACAGAGAGCTGATAGAACAGCAGAAACAGATATACCAGCGCAG CTGGTACAAGGTCACAGAGCATATTACGGACCGGAACATGCCTGCCTTCCAACCAGGAACCAAG CTGAAAGACAAAGAGCGTCAGGTGATCAAAGACAAGTTTAAG GGATTCAACGACGGTCTGGAGGAGCTGTGTAAGATCCAGAAGGTGTGGGCCATCCCAGACAAGGAGCAGAGAGACGCCATCCGCCACGCCCAGAGGAGAGTGGTATCCGAGGCCTACAGGGCATTCCTACAGAG ATACGCCAACATTTCGTTCACCAAAAATCCTGAGAAATACCACAAGTATCGTCCAGAGCAGGTGGAGGAGATGATCGAGAGGCTTTTTGATACCTCAGCCTAA